A region from the Macrobrachium nipponense isolate FS-2020 chromosome 47, ASM1510439v2, whole genome shotgun sequence genome encodes:
- the LOC135204398 gene encoding protein GVQW3-like gives MSERIKQRYCIKFCYKLGDTQVQTIQKIQQAFGDEAMGITQIKEWYNRFKQGKISVESKSWSGRPSTSRNEEFVENVRQIVEDDRHITIKEIAEEVGISTGSVHTI, from the coding sequence ATGTCGGAGCGCATCAAGCAGCGTTACTGCATTAAGTTCTGCTACAAGCTTGGTGATACACAAGTGCAAACTATCCAGAAGATTCAGCAAGCATTTGGCGATGAAGCCATGGGAATAACACAGATAAAGGAGTGGTATAATCGCTTCAAGCAAGGTAAAATCTCAGTTGAGAGCAAATCATGGTCAGGCAGGCCATCCACCAGCAGAAACGAAGAATTCGTTGAAAATGTTCGTCAAATAGTGGAGGACGACCGTCATATAACCATCAAAGAAATTGCTGAAGAAGTAGGAATAAGCACAGGATCAGTTCATACAATTTAA